A window of Gemmatimonadota bacterium contains these coding sequences:
- a CDS encoding UPF0182 family protein, which translates to MLLPPTEIPMAKKSLPKRSSRPSFVLWMFALLLLFLFARAIATRITDWWWFREVGFERVFLLQIGAQWTLGLLAGIGGFAVLYGNARIALRGIEQVRESVRVLAEGGIETRERLFVRLAEMLALPVSLGGAALIALSAAAQWRTLIQFFYRTPFGETDPIFGRDIAYYVFTLPTLELALGIVTVALFLSLVLLVVPIYLARGDIGMQAFRLRVDPRVSLHTASLVASLLLVHAARLAFVSAPSLLFGSHGPLQGATLTDVSIVLPSLYVMAALLAAGCLAVLWGARSGRVVRTASGVIVGYLVLSLVFTGIIPSLYQRLVVQPNELAKEAPQIAHHIAATRKAWGLEAVERRELDGAQELTARDLEANRATIDNVRLWDRAPLLRTFGQLQSIRTYYEFIAVDDDRYQVNGSLRHVLLSARELDVASLPTRTFVNEHLTFTHGMGLTMGPTNEITPEGLPVLWVQDLPPSTSVDRDVTRPQIYFGEVASTFALAPSRQREFDHPAAEGDEGVYSTYTGAAGVPIGSLMRKALFALRFQSLNILLSGDLTDSTRVLFYRNVRERAQKALPFLRFDPDPFLVVTDSGRLVWMLDAYTATDRYPYSARMGDGTNYLRNSVKVTVEAYDGTITAYLSDPADPMIRTLSRIYPDLLRPMDEMPADLRSHVRYPEALFDAQTYLYATFHMTDPETFYHREDQWQIPGADDEEGNGFQRHIVMRLPGEKEAEYLIMRPFTPRQKDNLAAWMVARNDGEQYGKLIAYRFPRQSLVFGPRQVTSRINQDTEVSRQVSLWDQGGSQVIRGELLVIPIEASLLYVQPLYLQSEGGKIPELKRVVVAHEGRVVMNETFLGALQVMFGGSGAARPGATSRTATGAAATAAARPGAAGDAQRAALATEASEHYERARAAQRADDWATYGREMQLLGEVLKRLREMGPPR; encoded by the coding sequence GTGCTCCTCCCCCCGACCGAGATCCCGATGGCCAAGAAGTCGCTCCCCAAGCGCTCGTCCCGCCCGTCGTTCGTGCTGTGGATGTTCGCGCTGCTGTTGCTCTTCCTCTTCGCCCGCGCCATCGCGACGCGGATCACCGACTGGTGGTGGTTCCGCGAGGTCGGGTTCGAGCGGGTCTTCCTGTTGCAGATCGGCGCGCAGTGGACGCTCGGCCTCCTCGCCGGCATCGGCGGGTTCGCCGTGCTGTACGGCAACGCGCGGATCGCGCTCCGGGGGATCGAGCAGGTGCGCGAGTCGGTGCGCGTGCTCGCCGAAGGGGGTATCGAGACGCGCGAGCGCCTCTTCGTCCGGCTCGCCGAGATGCTCGCGCTCCCCGTCTCGCTCGGCGGAGCTGCCCTCATCGCGCTGAGCGCGGCCGCACAGTGGCGGACGCTCATCCAGTTCTTCTACCGCACGCCGTTCGGCGAGACCGACCCGATCTTCGGTCGCGACATCGCGTACTACGTCTTCACGCTGCCCACGCTCGAACTCGCGCTCGGTATCGTGACGGTCGCGCTGTTCCTCTCGCTGGTGCTGCTCGTGGTGCCGATCTACCTCGCGCGGGGCGACATCGGGATGCAGGCGTTCCGGCTGCGCGTGGATCCGCGGGTGAGCCTCCACACCGCGTCGCTCGTCGCATCGCTGCTGCTGGTGCATGCCGCGCGCCTCGCCTTCGTCAGCGCGCCGTCGCTGCTCTTCGGGTCGCACGGTCCGTTGCAGGGAGCGACCCTCACCGACGTGAGCATCGTGCTGCCCTCGTTGTACGTGATGGCCGCGCTGCTGGCCGCCGGGTGCCTCGCGGTCCTCTGGGGCGCCCGCAGCGGCCGGGTGGTGCGCACCGCGAGCGGCGTCATCGTAGGGTATCTCGTCCTCTCGCTCGTCTTCACGGGGATCATCCCCTCGCTCTACCAGCGCCTCGTCGTGCAGCCCAACGAACTCGCGAAGGAGGCGCCGCAGATCGCGCATCACATCGCGGCGACGCGGAAGGCGTGGGGGCTCGAGGCGGTGGAGCGCCGCGAACTCGACGGCGCGCAGGAGCTCACCGCGCGCGACCTCGAGGCCAACCGGGCGACGATCGACAACGTGCGGCTCTGGGACCGCGCGCCGCTGCTCCGGACCTTCGGCCAGCTGCAGTCCATCCGCACCTACTACGAGTTCATCGCGGTCGACGACGATCGCTACCAGGTGAACGGCAGCCTCCGGCACGTGCTCCTCTCGGCGCGCGAGCTCGACGTCGCGTCGCTGCCCACGCGCACCTTCGTGAACGAGCATCTCACGTTCACGCACGGGATGGGGCTCACGATGGGCCCGACCAACGAGATCACCCCGGAAGGCCTGCCCGTGCTCTGGGTACAGGACCTCCCGCCCTCGACGAGCGTCGACCGCGACGTCACGCGCCCGCAGATCTACTTCGGCGAGGTCGCGAGCACCTTCGCGCTCGCGCCGTCCCGTCAGCGGGAGTTCGACCATCCGGCCGCCGAAGGGGACGAGGGGGTCTACTCGACGTACACCGGTGCGGCCGGCGTCCCCATCGGATCGCTGATGCGGAAGGCGCTCTTCGCCCTGCGATTCCAGTCGCTCAACATCCTCCTCTCGGGCGACCTCACCGACAGCACGCGCGTCCTCTTCTACCGCAACGTCCGCGAGCGCGCGCAGAAGGCGCTGCCGTTCCTGCGGTTCGACCCCGATCCGTTCCTCGTCGTGACCGACAGCGGGCGCCTCGTCTGGATGCTCGATGCCTACACCGCCACCGACCGCTATCCGTACTCGGCCCGCATGGGCGATGGCACCAACTACCTGCGCAACAGCGTGAAGGTGACCGTCGAGGCGTACGACGGCACCATCACCGCGTACCTGAGCGATCCGGCGGACCCGATGATCCGCACCCTCTCGCGCATCTATCCCGACCTGCTCCGGCCGATGGACGAGATGCCCGCCGACCTCCGCTCGCACGTGCGGTATCCGGAAGCGCTCTTCGACGCGCAGACCTACCTGTATGCGACGTTCCACATGACCGATCCGGAGACCTTCTATCACCGCGAGGACCAGTGGCAGATCCCCGGCGCCGATGACGAGGAAGGGAACGGATTCCAGCGGCACATCGTCATGCGGCTTCCCGGAGAGAAGGAGGCCGAGTACCTGATCATGCGGCCCTTCACGCCGCGGCAGAAGGACAACCTCGCGGCCTGGATGGTCGCGCGGAACGACGGCGAGCAGTACGGCAAGCTCATCGCCTACCGCTTCCCGCGGCAGAGCCTCGTCTTCGGGCCACGCCAGGTCACGAGCCGCATCAACCAGGACACCGAGGTGTCGCGGCAGGTCTCGCTCTGGGACCAGGGCGGGAGCCAGGTCATCCGCGGCGAGCTGCTCGTGATCCCCATCGAGGCGTCGCTCCTCTACGTGCAGCCCCTCTACCTGCAGTCGGAGGGCGGGAAGATCCCCGAGCTCAAGCGCGTGGTCGTCGCGCACGAGGGGCGCGTGGTGATGAACGAGACCTTCCTCGGCGCGCTGCAGGTGATGTTCGGCGGGTCGGGCGCTGCGCGGCCGGGAGCCACCTCGCGCACGGCGACCGGGGCGGCGGCCACCGCCGCCGCACGTCCGGGCGCGGCGGGCGACGCGCAACGGGCGGCACTCGCGACGGAGGCGTCGGAGCACTACGAGCGGGCGCGCGCGGCGCAGCGCGCCGACGACTGGGCCACCTACGGCCGCGAGATGCAGCTGCTCGGCGAGGTGCTCAAGCGGCTGCGCGAGATGGGGCCGCCGCGGTGA